The proteins below come from a single Blattabacterium cuenoti genomic window:
- the lon gene encoding endopeptidase La, which translates to MLLKNIFSESGFESEAEFIPLMNQDEEDQLLKDDIPKQLGILTVRNMVLYSGIVFPIIAGRSGSIRLLQDAYESDKTVGVLTQKNPGIEKVLEKDLYSIGTVAKILKLLKMPDGNTTVILQGKKRFKVNRFTQNHPYFKAEIIALEEKKPSCKDKEYIALVDSIKEISIKIVQDNPNIPSEASIAIRNIESPSFLINFVAANMNLNTRDKQKLLEYDDLKKRAMEELRFLNKEHQQIQLKNDIQSRVRNDMDQQQREYFLHQQIKAIQEELGDISYEKEFEEMRIKASQKKWSQEAKEQFNREFLKMQRTTPQMPEYTVQRNYLEFMIDLPWEKCSTDNFDLEYAQKILDRDHYGLEKIKVRIIEYLAVLKLRKDMRSPILCFYGPPGVGKTSLGKSIATAIKRKYVRISVGGMHDESEIRGHRRTYIGAMPGRLLQSIRKIGTSNPVFVIDEIDKMVIGPNGDPASAMLEVLDPEQNTSFYDNFLEIGYDLSKVLFIATANSISHIPHALLDRMEIVNINGYTLEEKSKIAKKHIVPKQLKENGLKKSDLILGIKQIKNIIENYTRESGLRSLEKKIAKLTRYVAKNIAMDKKYTKRMNIEKIESILGSPKKPSIYEGNNTPGVVTGLAWTNFGGDILYIESILSQGSGDLSITGNLGEIMKESATIALQYIKAHYKEFNIDPKMFEEKNVHIHVPEGAVPKDGPSAGITMLTSMVSCYTNRKLKPYLAMTGEITLRGAVLPVGGIQEKILAAKRANIQEIILSYANKKDVEEIKPEHLKGLTFDYVKNMNDVINISLL; encoded by the coding sequence ATGTTACTAAAAAATATATTTTCCGAATCTGGATTCGAATCTGAAGCTGAATTCATTCCATTAATGAATCAAGATGAAGAAGATCAGCTACTAAAAGATGATATTCCTAAACAGTTAGGTATATTAACAGTAAGAAATATGGTTTTATATTCTGGTATTGTTTTTCCAATCATAGCAGGAAGAAGTGGATCGATTCGATTATTACAAGATGCCTATGAATCGGATAAAACAGTAGGAGTATTAACTCAAAAAAATCCTGGAATTGAAAAAGTTTTAGAAAAGGATTTATATTCTATTGGGACCGTAGCTAAAATACTAAAATTATTAAAAATGCCTGATGGAAATACTACTGTTATTTTACAAGGAAAAAAACGATTTAAAGTTAATCGTTTTACACAAAATCATCCATATTTCAAAGCTGAAATAATTGCTTTAGAAGAAAAAAAACCTTCTTGTAAGGATAAAGAATATATTGCTTTAGTAGATTCAATAAAAGAAATTTCTATAAAAATAGTTCAAGATAATCCAAATATACCATCAGAAGCTAGTATTGCCATACGAAATATTGAAAGTCCATCTTTTCTAATAAACTTTGTAGCGGCTAATATGAACTTAAATACTAGGGATAAACAAAAATTATTAGAATATGATGATTTAAAAAAAAGAGCAATGGAGGAATTGCGCTTTTTAAATAAAGAACATCAGCAAATTCAATTAAAAAATGATATACAATCCCGTGTTAGAAATGATATGGATCAACAACAAAGAGAATATTTTTTACACCAACAAATTAAAGCCATCCAAGAGGAGTTAGGGGATATTTCTTATGAAAAAGAATTTGAAGAAATGCGTATTAAAGCTTCTCAAAAAAAATGGTCTCAAGAAGCAAAAGAACAATTTAATAGAGAATTCTTAAAAATGCAAAGAACTACTCCACAAATGCCTGAATATACGGTACAAAGGAATTATTTAGAATTCATGATCGATTTACCTTGGGAAAAATGTTCAACAGATAATTTCGATTTAGAATATGCACAAAAAATATTGGATAGAGATCATTATGGTTTAGAAAAAATAAAAGTAAGAATTATAGAATATTTAGCCGTATTAAAGTTGAGAAAAGATATGCGTTCACCTATTTTATGTTTTTATGGACCACCTGGGGTTGGAAAAACTTCATTAGGAAAATCTATAGCAACTGCTATTAAAAGAAAATATGTTCGTATTTCTGTAGGAGGAATGCATGATGAATCCGAAATTCGTGGTCATAGAAGAACTTACATTGGTGCTATGCCGGGAAGATTATTACAATCGATTAGAAAAATAGGGACCTCTAATCCTGTTTTTGTAATTGATGAAATTGATAAAATGGTAATAGGTCCCAATGGTGATCCGGCATCCGCTATGTTAGAGGTATTAGATCCTGAACAAAATACATCGTTTTATGATAATTTTTTAGAAATAGGATATGATTTATCAAAAGTTTTATTTATAGCTACTGCAAATAGTATTTCACATATTCCACATGCATTACTAGATAGAATGGAGATTGTAAATATCAACGGATATACATTAGAAGAAAAATCTAAAATAGCAAAAAAACATATAGTACCTAAACAATTAAAAGAAAACGGTTTAAAAAAATCTGATTTAATTCTAGGAATTAAACAGATCAAAAATATTATTGAAAATTATACTAGAGAATCTGGATTGAGATCTTTGGAAAAAAAAATTGCAAAATTAACACGTTATGTAGCTAAGAATATCGCTATGGATAAAAAATATACCAAACGTATGAATATTGAAAAGATAGAAAGCATATTAGGATCTCCAAAAAAACCTAGTATTTATGAAGGTAATAATACGCCTGGAGTAGTTACTGGTCTAGCTTGGACTAATTTTGGAGGTGATATACTATATATAGAATCTATTTTATCTCAAGGAAGTGGTGATTTAAGTATTACTGGAAATTTAGGAGAAATTATGAAAGAATCTGCTACAATAGCTTTACAATATATTAAGGCTCATTATAAAGAATTTAATATAGATCCTAAAATGTTTGAAGAAAAAAATGTACATATTCACGTACCTGAAGGTGCAGTTCCTAAAGATGGACCTTCAGCTGGAATAACAATGTTAACTTCAATGGTTTCATGCTATACCAATAGAAAATTAAAACCTTATTTAGCAATGACTGGAGAGATAACTCTAAGAGGAGCAGTATTACCTGTAGGAGGGATTCAAGAAAAGATATTAGCGGCTAAAAGAGCTAATATTCAAGAAATTATTCTATCATATGCAAATAAAAAAGATGTAGAGGAGATTAAACCAGAACATTTAAAAGGATTAACTTTTGATTATGTAAAAAATATGAATGATGTAATTAATATATCTCTATTGTAA
- the lysA gene encoding diaminopimelate decarboxylase, with the protein MNQQKKKYNEYLIKLAKKYGTPLYIYDSYKIKKQYQKMVNSFSGIKKLIINYACKANTNLNILKLFHTLGSGLDTVSIQEIEIGLKAGFNPKKIIFTPNCVSIQEIKKAVELGVRINLDNLSILEQFGYHFPNYSIGIRINPHIMAGGNKKISVGHIDSKFGISHYQIPHVKRILKNTGLKVEGFHMHTGSDISDPKYFLEGAKILFQIAIEFPKIDYIDLGSGFKVPYKKEDIKTDLYSLSKIITNEFNNFFQNYINKNFITLIFEPGKFLVSESGYFLVSVNVIKHTTSTVFAGVDSGFNHFIRPMFYDAYHCIENISNPNGCFRLYTVVGYICESDTFGFNRKISEIHEGDILCIKNAGAYCFSMSSNYNSRYRPSEVMLLNGKDFLIRKRETMQDLLKNIIEIPIS; encoded by the coding sequence ATGAATCAACAAAAAAAAAAATACAATGAATATCTAATTAAATTAGCAAAAAAATACGGAACTCCACTATATATATATGATTCTTATAAAATAAAAAAACAATACCAAAAAATGGTAAATTCTTTTAGTGGAATAAAAAAACTGATAATAAATTATGCTTGTAAAGCAAATACCAATCTAAATATATTAAAATTATTTCATACTTTAGGAAGTGGATTAGATACAGTTTCTATCCAAGAAATAGAAATAGGATTAAAAGCAGGATTTAATCCAAAAAAAATTATATTTACTCCTAATTGTGTTTCTATTCAAGAGATAAAAAAAGCTGTAGAACTAGGAGTTAGAATTAATCTAGATAATTTATCGATATTAGAACAATTTGGATATCACTTTCCTAATTATTCTATAGGAATAAGAATAAATCCTCATATAATGGCGGGAGGAAATAAAAAAATTTCAGTAGGTCATATTGATTCTAAATTTGGGATTTCTCATTATCAAATTCCTCATGTAAAAAGAATATTAAAAAATACTGGATTAAAAGTTGAAGGATTTCATATGCATACTGGATCTGATATATCAGATCCTAAATATTTTTTAGAAGGAGCAAAAATTCTCTTTCAAATAGCTATAGAATTTCCTAAAATTGATTATATTGATTTAGGAAGTGGATTTAAAGTGCCATATAAAAAAGAAGATATAAAAACAGATCTTTATTCGTTGAGTAAAATAATAACCAATGAATTCAATAATTTTTTCCAAAATTATATAAATAAAAATTTTATTACTTTAATATTTGAACCAGGAAAATTTTTAGTTAGTGAATCTGGATATTTTTTAGTAAGTGTAAATGTAATCAAACATACTACTTCTACTGTATTTGCTGGAGTAGATTCAGGATTTAATCATTTTATTAGGCCTATGTTCTATGATGCATATCATTGCATAGAGAATATTTCTAATCCAAATGGATGTTTTAGGTTGTACACAGTGGTAGGTTATATTTGTGAATCTGATACCTTTGGATTCAATAGAAAAATTTCTGAAATTCATGAAGGAGATATTTTATGTATTAAAAATGCAGGTGCTTATTGTTTTTCTATGTCATCTAATTATAACTCCCGTTATAGACCATCTGAAGTGATGCTTTTGAATGGAAAAGATTTTTTAATAAGAAAAAGGGAAACTATGCAAGATCTTTTAAAAAATATAATTGAAATTCCAATTTCTTGA
- the metG gene encoding methionine--tRNA ligase — translation MKKISKYIVTAALPYANGPIHIGHLAGVYLPADIFVRFLRRNQKDVIFISGSDEHGVPISIQAKKEKKTPKEIINKYHSMIRDCFKNFGIIFDNYSRTSKKIHYQTSISFFKEFRKKKKIFEKISDQYYDNKYEQFLADRFISGTCPNCKKEDAYGDQCENCGISLEPNDLINPKSTISGSTPILKKTKHWYFPLNHYQDFLKNWILINHKKDWKINVYGQAKSWLDQGLKSRAITRDLNWGIPVPYRKGKVLYVWFEAPIGYISSTIEWSNRNQTNWCSYWKDNDTKLIQFIGKDNIIFHSIIFPVILKAYNKGYILPHQVLANEFLNLENKKISTSKNWAVWGHEYLKDFPNQQDTLRYVLIRNMPEKKDTNFSWKNFQIKNNTELVSILGNFVNRCMTMVKKYNNKIVPKPEFFYENDKNILKKVRDCPKKIGKFIESFRFKDSIKCFMDLARMGNKYLTDEKPWKENKKKRINTILYVSMQITAMLAQISELFIPFISKKLLNMLRLKLLFWNQIENTENIIYPGHILGKKELLFSKIENESIEKQLKKLKNI, via the coding sequence TACCATATGCAAATGGCCCCATTCATATTGGTCATTTAGCTGGAGTTTATTTACCTGCGGATATTTTTGTTCGTTTTCTTAGGAGAAATCAAAAAGATGTTATTTTTATATCTGGATCAGATGAACATGGAGTCCCTATTTCAATACAGGCTAAAAAAGAAAAAAAGACTCCTAAAGAAATCATCAATAAGTATCATTCTATGATTAGAGATTGTTTTAAAAATTTTGGAATAATATTTGATAATTATTCAAGAACTTCAAAAAAAATTCATTATCAAACTTCTATTTCTTTTTTCAAAGAATTTCGTAAAAAAAAAAAAATATTTGAAAAAATATCTGATCAATATTACGATAATAAATATGAACAATTTCTAGCAGATCGATTTATATCTGGAACCTGTCCTAATTGTAAAAAAGAAGATGCTTATGGAGACCAATGTGAAAATTGCGGAATTTCATTAGAACCTAATGATTTGATTAATCCTAAATCTACTATAAGTGGTAGTACTCCTATATTAAAAAAAACAAAACATTGGTATTTTCCTTTAAATCATTATCAAGATTTTTTGAAAAATTGGATTTTAATTAATCATAAAAAAGATTGGAAAATAAATGTTTATGGACAAGCTAAATCTTGGTTAGATCAAGGACTAAAATCTAGAGCAATAACTAGAGATTTAAATTGGGGAATTCCTGTCCCTTATAGAAAAGGAAAAGTTTTATATGTTTGGTTTGAAGCTCCTATCGGTTATATTTCTTCTACTATAGAATGGTCTAATCGGAATCAAACTAATTGGTGCAGTTATTGGAAAGACAATGACACTAAATTGATTCAATTTATTGGAAAAGATAATATTATATTTCATTCTATAATTTTTCCAGTTATTTTAAAAGCATACAATAAAGGATATATTTTACCCCATCAAGTATTAGCTAATGAATTTCTTAATTTAGAAAATAAAAAAATATCTACTTCTAAAAATTGGGCTGTTTGGGGCCATGAATATTTAAAAGATTTTCCAAATCAACAAGATACATTACGTTATGTTTTGATAAGAAATATGCCAGAAAAAAAAGATACTAATTTTAGTTGGAAAAATTTTCAAATAAAAAATAATACAGAGTTAGTTTCTATATTAGGAAATTTTGTGAATAGATGCATGACTATGGTAAAAAAATATAATAATAAAATAGTTCCTAAACCCGAATTTTTTTATGAAAATGATAAAAATATTCTAAAAAAAGTTAGAGATTGTCCAAAAAAAATAGGAAAATTTATAGAATCTTTTAGATTTAAAGACTCCATAAAATGTTTTATGGATTTAGCTAGAATGGGTAACAAATATTTAACTGATGAAAAACCATGGAAGGAAAATAAAAAAAAACGTATCAATACTATTTTGTATGTATCCATGCAAATTACTGCAATGTTAGCTCAGATATCAGAACTTTTTATTCCTTTTATATCCAAAAAACTATTAAATATGCTTCGTTTAAAATTACTTTTTTGGAATCAAATTGAAAATACAGAAAACATAATATATCCTGGACATATTTTAGGAAAAAAAGAATTACTCTTTAGTAAGATAGAAAATGAAAGTATAGAAAAACAACTAAAAAAATTAAAAAATATATAA